The nucleotide sequence ctgaataatgagcaggttagtgtatactccatcagctgctttcatttgtttttgggtgtttggcgccatctagtgtctgaataatgagcaggttagtgtatactccatcagctgttttcatttgtgtttttgtctgtttggcgccatctagtgtctgaataatgcgcaggttagtgtatactccatcagctgttttcatttgtttttgggtgtttggcgccatctagtgtctgaataatgcgcaggttagtgtatactccatcagctgttttcatttgtgtttttgtctgtttggcgccatctagtgtctgaataatgcgcaggttagtgtatactccatcagctgttttcatttgtgtttttgactgtttggcgccatctagtgtctgaataatgcgcaggttagtgtatactccatcagctgttttcatttgtgtttttgtctgtttggcgccatctagtgtctgaataatgagcaggttagtgtatactccatcagctgtttttatgtttttgggtgtttggcgccatctagtgtctgaataatgtgcaggttagtgtatactccatcagctgttttcatttgtgtttttgtctgtttggcgccatctagtgtctgaataatgcgcaggttagtgtatactccatcagctgttttcatttgtgtttttgtctgtttggcgccatctagtgtctgaataatgagcaggttagtgtatactccatcagctgtttttatgtttttgggtgtttggcgccatcttgtgacgaaataatgcacaggttagtgtaggctccattcagccagtttaatttctgtcagctttgcattcaATCACAgagttaataaactattacagctaatgtttatgttttgtggcCAGCAGCTATGTAATAAGCataataaagtacatccagatgGTTGTTTTCTCAGAATAAACCCTTCAGTCTTCTACAGCAGTGCTGCGCTTCACCTCAGGCTGCAGATGAACCTGTCAGGCTTCATTCTGAGATGGATCTACTTTATCCCAAACACATTTTAGGCAATAACAAAAGTAATTTTCCTGATATATGTACTGATTTCTCTGCTCTGCTCCTGTATGTTGTCCTGTTTCTCTGCTGTCCAGTGTTAAATATTACCACAGACCCTGAGTTACCGGTGCCGGAGGGAAAGAGTGTGACCGTAAACTGCTCTGTTGACCTGCCAAATGCTTCATTCAGCTGGATCAAAGATGGAGAACTGCAAACTAATGAGAAGACATCAATGTTACTCATCAACACACTCCTGGAAAGCACAACGGTGGAGTGTCACGTCAACAGCAGCATCTGTGGAGACTTCAATAGTACTTTAACTATTACTGTAAAAGGTGACTGAACTGCACACATACAGTCAGATCATGCACAattatatagagttgaagtctaAATGTAACTAAACCCTGTTCAATTTGTATTGTTAACCAAGTATAAATGTTTAACAACCAAACCGAAAATGAGCATGCCCATAAACTTCTGGAGTCATTCATTTTACAGGCGATCCATTCATTCTGACAGGGTTAATCCTGGTAAATCTAAAATTCCAAGTTTACAATCTTGATGTTTTTTTCCCAAATCCTGGATTTACATCTTgcagttttgtttattaaattaaatttttcagATTCAGATTTTTTACACACAATTTTACATCAAGTttacatcttgcaattctgaccTTTTATTTCCAAATCCTGAATGTACGTGCATCTCACAATTCTGATACAGATTGACAATTATATACTATTGAAGTCCAAATTTTATTAAATCctgattgtttttctttttcaaatataaatgtataacatCCAAAACTTAAGATCCAAACCTTAACATCCAAACCAAAAATTAACATCCCTGAATGTCTGGAAACAGGAATTTTTACAGGATTATCCTAGTAATTCTAGAGTTTATGCACACAGTTTtacattgtttatattttaaactctttttttttttcaaatcctgGATTTACATGTCACaattctgatttttaaaaattatattatttttagattCAGATTTTTTAGATTCAGATTAATCTcaattatgtacagttgaaatcaaaattaaaccCTGTTAGATTTGtattcttttttcaaatataaaggtttaacaaagcaaaatttcctatatttgtttttttttctgaaggtcTCATTTCTCTGAGTGTGCctgtaataaatttgttttttaaataaaaaaaaattaactcaatATTTCTATCAACCCTTTAAAGAATTTTCCTCTAGCTtacatgtaatatttattaattgtttttaaaattgctTAGTTTTTTGTCTAGTCTTTTTCTGCATGTATCCTTGTACAGTAAGTATCTTTTACCCATGCACTTTTTAAAGTGCTCTGAGATTCTATAAAGGCgctataaaaaaaagctttattattattatacattatttaaaaaatattgaataatgaTTACAAATGATTTTAAGTTACTTGaacttattttaatacattaaacaGGTTTCATCAGTTACATTTGTTAGGTTATGCCAAGCTTAACTTAAtatgttttgattgttttaagtTAAGACGACTCATTTGATTCAACTGAAAAAATTAAGTCAGCAGGAAttgttttacagtgcaggaataaatgacatttaaaaatatcttcataaTGAAAAATAGTTGCAACATTGTAGCGATATTTCAAAATAGTTTCGTTTTTGTGATCACATAAATGCagcttcaaaataaaaacaattaattaaaaataacgaATGATAATTATTCCTCTTCAGAACAGAAGAGCCGTGTTTATGTTTTAGGTTTTTATCAGTGGTGTCTCACctgccctgtgtgtgtgtgtgtgtgtgttctgttcgTCAGCTGGTGATTATCTGGTGATTATTCTGGTGTGTGTCGGAGCTGCTGCTGCTCTGCTGATGCTCTTTGCCATCGGGATGAAGGTCGCACTGAGAAGAGGACAAGGTACatctgtaaaacacacacacacacacacacacacacacacacacacaaacacagttctGGCTTTTCTAAAGTATGTTTGCAGGCTTTATTTACAAACACTTCATTATATTTGCTTTCATTCGACTCTCTTGTTTATTAAACAGGTCATTTACCAACAAAAATGCATTCAAATTAAGATAAAAAGCATACCAAActattataaatatgcaaacgCTGCATGAAGAGGTCAAAGAATTGTGTGTCTGACCCACTTCTGTTCTTCCGGCTTACTGCTGTTACATTGCCCATGCCTTAATGATGCTCACATCACACTGAAGAATCAAAACACAACAGCAAAAGTTAATGTTTAAACTAAATGATCTTTCAAAtaacgtctctctctctctctctctctgtcagtgaAGAGTCGAGCCAGAAAGATGGAGAGACAGCAGCACATGGAGAACATCCACAGCACAACCAGCACCGTCAACACTGTCAGCAGCtactactgacacacacacacacacacacacacacacacacacacacacacacacacacacacacaaacatttttatatttcagaatttttttaatatttcaacatgaaggtgaacattattaaattttagTTGCACATTTTTATGCGAATTAAAGTAATTATTCAACAACTTTTTGAGACTGTCTTGATTAAATTGTGTTAGAAATAAACTTCTAGTATGTTTTTGATCATGAGTTGTAAAGTGGAAGAAATGTCAGTATAATCCAGCCAATCgtgtccctcgtggcattctgtggagggtgctgtgggagtatggggtcagaggtgctctgttaagggtcgtctcgtccctgtatgaacagagtaggagtctggtcCACATTGCATGGTTCACATCACAAGTCAGACTGGTTTCCAGTGCATGTAGGgctccggcagggctgccctgTCACTAATGCTGattataatttttatggacagaatttcaaggcgggcgacgcagtggcgcagtaggtagtgctgtctcctcacagcaagagggtcgctgggtcactggtttgaacctcggcttgactcggctcagttggcgtttctgtgtggagtttgcatgttctccttgcgttcacatgggtttcctccgggtgctccggtttcccccacagtccaaacacatgcggtacaggtgaattgggtgggctaaattgtccgtagtgtatgagtgtgtttgtgaatgtgtgtgtggatgtttcccagagatgggttgtggctggaaggtaaaaaagcgtaaaaaatgtgctggataagttggcggttcattccactgtggcgaccccggattaataaagggactaagccgacaagaaaatgaatgaatgaatgaatttcaaggcgcagccttgggctggagggggtccagttcggggaccacaggaattcatctctgttattcgcagatgatgttgttctgttaaCTTTATTGAACATGGACCTTctgcatgcactggggcggtttgctgcagagtgtgatgcggctgggatgagaatcagcaccttcaagtccgaggccatggtgctgctccggaaaaaggtggtttgccatctccaggttggaggaaagtccttaccccaagtCTCttagggttttgttcacgagtgagggaaggatggagcgtgagattgacaagTGGATTGGTGCATTGAAGAAAGAGCTGAggcaaaaggcaaagctctcgatttactggtcaatctacgttccaaCTCCCACCTATaatcatgttctccccgtgttggcgtgggttccctctgggtgtttcggtttcctctatagtccaaacacatgtgctatagggaaattgatgaactgaattggccgtagtgtgtgtgtgtgtgtgtgtgtgtgtgtgtgtgtgtgtgtgtgtgtgtgtgtgtgtgtgtgtgtgtgtgtgtgaatgagtgtatatgggtgtttcccagtactgggctgcagctgaaagaccatccattgtgtaaaacatatgctggaattacATCTTACAAATGCAAGATGTAATTccagtaattatatatatatatatatatatatatatatatatatatatatatatatatatatatatatatatatatatatatatatatatatatatatatatatataaaatcaagcTCCTGTGTAAGTCtctcatataaataaaaaaccacggcgaatgaagttctgcacaagacttttggccagcggagaaattaaaata is from Danio rerio strain Tuebingen ecotype United States chromosome 14, GRCz12tu, whole genome shotgun sequence and encodes:
- the LOC103912050 gene encoding uncharacterized protein, which gives rise to MREFVVTLLIAVCFYLAMELKACDLNECLICDLYPASCPACLPTSPNCNISLPNNCTMKVLNITTDPELPVPEGKSVTVNCSVDLPNASFSWIKDGELQTNEKTSMLLINTLLESTTVECHVNSSICGDFNSTLTITVKAGDYLVIILVCVGAAAALLMLFAIGMKVALRRGQVKSRARKMERQQHMENIHSTTSTVNTVSSYY